In Anomaloglossus baeobatrachus isolate aAnoBae1 chromosome 10, aAnoBae1.hap1, whole genome shotgun sequence, the genomic window aaaatcaattttttcaaaatggacaaaaaagttatgtttgcacatcttttttgccaacggatccgttctaatggttgattactggacatgtgaactcagccttacactTTGCAGTACATGTTCAGCAAGCAGTCCACTGTGGTAGAAGAGTCCTGATGATAGTCCTGATGTGCGGGCTTCCCCTGTCTGACACTGATGGACAGATTTCTCACTAAGCACACTACAGCATATGGAGGAAAACTGCCAACAACAAAATGTCAGGATGGAGAAGCCGGAATATCACCAGATTCTTTCATCAGAACTATTAAAAGGCTTGCCTGACGCTAAGGACTTTTTTTGGGACCTTACATCATCCCTATGAATTTGAATTCTGTGTCGACCTTTCCGGAGATCTGCCTTGGTTTGGGTAAAATAATATCTGAACCATCCAGATGTCATCAGGACCTCTCGCTAAAGCCTGTGATAGCCTCCATGGTCAGGGGACTAGAAGAGCAAGTGTATAAAGAAGCATCTGATGACGCACTCTTCTAGTcacttgaccactgcagccaatcacaggcttcaGTGGTCCTGGTCATATCTGTACCACAATGGCATCACTTACAaagccagtgcagagcagcatatgTCAGATTAACAGAGGTGGGGAGATGGAGGGTAGGTATtccttagagaaaaaaaaaattaaaaaattttcaCCGTTGGAATCCCTTTGAGGATCTCTGTTGTTTAAAGGTTTTCTTATGTCTATCAAAACTTAATTGGTGCTTTCCATTAAGTGTCAGATCATTGAAATGTTTTCTCCTCTCTGACAAGTGCTATAACATCATTCATAATGTCAAGAGGAAAGTTTTGGCAAGCTGGCTCATACAATGCCTTAACAATCCAGGACTTTTGACCTTTGGAGGCCTCTAATCTCTGTGTCCCAGACCCTAATGCATCTTCACTTGATGCATTTTTCACCACTTCCTTCACCCTATGGACATTCCTGTTATGGTCGAGGGCAGCAAGTTGTGTTCGTGCCACCATAGAGTCCATGAAGAAGTGGAACGTCTTTGGCCGATATTTCAGACAAGCGCTGTGGTAGATCTCTAACTCTCCCGTGTGACAGAGGAAGGAAAGTTGCTTTAAGTCTTTTAGTAGTGATTTATTCTCCACTATGTTTTTCAGTTGTTCATAGGCGGGTGAATCTTTCTCCAGCCAGTTTGTGTTGTTCACCACTTCTTCTGGGAGAGGCGGATGATGACAGGCTTTGCAGTCACTATCACCTCCCCACTCATGGACATTGGTGACATGATGAAGGACAGATTTCCATTTTTGGATTAACATATCAGGGTTTTTACAACATGTGCAAGAGCTCCACCAAATATGGTTCCTGATGGCCTCCACCCATTCATAGAGGACTTCACAGTCTTTCTGCTTCGCTGCCAATAAAACCTCATTGCCTATAGATTTGGATAAATGCCACAGATCTATCTGATGTACGATACTCGGATAATTGTCCTTTAGGATTTCTTGTACAGCGACACTTCTGTCAGTAACAATCATTTGCACATCAGCATTCATAGTCTGGAGATCACCCATTGTCTTCTGAAATCCGATTTTTTCTGGGGTTTCTGATGTCACTTCTGGAGTAACCGGCTCCACAGAAAATGAACATATTTTTTTGCTTCGCACGTCCATCAGTGAGTACACAGAATACTTGGGAGAAAACCCAGGATTGTCTAATTGTTGGTCTCCTGCCAAGCAAAGTGGTCTTTCCCGGATACTTCGTATGACGGCTTTTTGCTCCTCCTTCCAGTGATGGTTAATGGCTGGGAACAGGAACATGGATTGGTTTTTGTAATAAGTCGTTTTGTCTATTGATTTCACATTGAGCAATTTGAACATATGTTGGGATTTCAGGAAACTTGATCCGCTGAGCAGCACTGCTGCCGATAACAGGACATTCCCCAGTGGCTGATATCCATGTCTTGGCTGGCTTTCCCACAGTAATCTTGTATGACCGGACCGGCACCGAACCTCTACTGACAAATATGATCCAATCGTTTCCTTCCTGTAATGTGTAAGAGGTGATGTACATTTAGTTTCGGACATACACGGTATCATCATGATCAGTTTTTTCAGGCAGGACTCAAATACAAGATACTTTTCTTCTTCAACGGGATTTTCCACTGGTGAATCCAAGTCCTGGAAGACTCGTTTTACGTCATCTTCATCCTCACTTGGAGCCAAGAATAATTCATCTTCATCCTCACTTAATTCATTGATATCAAAGGAGGAGTCGCTCGGGTCTTCTTGCTCATCTTCGGTCTTTACAGCAAAATTTTCCCAGGAAGTTGGATTTCTACAATCAGAAACTAAGGGTTCACTTTGAATTGGGGAAATCCTTTCAGTCTTGGGATCTTGTGATATGCAGTTAGTGATATTTTCTGAAGGATTTAAAATTGGAAACTGATCCTCTTCTATTTTTATATTGGGTTCTTTTTTCACTGTACTGTTGTCAAAATCTGGTATTGTATTGTTACTGATAGAAAGTGTTGGGGGCAGAAGTGATTGTCCTGCTGAGGATTCATCTTCTTCTTTAATATGGATTGATGGTTTTTTATCTGACAACGTGGCTCTAGATGCATCAACTTCAGAATCTGTTAGTATTTCATTTTTAACAAGATCTAAATTCACAGGTTTCAAATCTTCACACGGATCATTGTCACTGTTACTTAAGCTGAAAGACTTGCAGTTACCAAGCCCTGTGTTTTCTGGGCTGGGAAGAGATGTGGTTGCTTCTGAGTTATTAGATGTTTCACTTGGAACCGATAAGGAGCACGTAATGTTACAATGGTTTCTACATATTTCAGTTTCCATGTATGCATTTCTTCTCCAATTTGGACAAAAATCAGTGTTGACACCTTTTTCAACTGTTAACGGTTTCTGGATCAGACAAGGTGGTGGCAAGAAGGTTGTGCCATGGGGCACAAAAATAAGATTACTTGTATTAACAGATGTCTGGCTTGGTAGAACAGTTGGAGCAGAAAAGGAGGGAGTAATAGGTTGTAAGAAAATAACATTTTCTTCCAGTTTTCTTTTCTTTGATGGAGGCACACAATAAGGGATCGCACTTTGGGAAGCCGGTGGGACATGCACAACAGATATAGAGGGAGGTTTCGGTGTCAAACCAGATGTTGGTGGAGTCTGTGTCACAGTGGACACTTTTCCAGAAGCCAGATGAACTGTTTCACTAATAGCAGTCAAAGGTGTATTGATTAGCGAAGGCTTGATAAACTCAGAGGTAGAGATTACTTGTGTTGGGGATAAGGATATTATTGGAGAGGAAAATGCACTGGATGATAAGGAGATAGCATTTAAAGAGGTTGGTTTTGGTCTGAGCATAGTATTCAAGGGCAAATTTGACGTTGTAAGGACAGAAGTGGACTTTTTTGTGAGACATGTTCTAGGGGCTATAGCTCTTTGCTGCTGTTTCTTTTGACCACGATTGGATACCTCTGAATTTGCAGATGTACTAAATTGAATGCACGAGGATGACGCTGGTTTATCCACAATGGATGAGGTAGAAACTCTTGATACAGATGACTGCTGATTTAGTCTAGAAACTGCAGAACTTTTTTGCGTGGCGCTAGTGGTTGAAGTTATTTCAAAGGTTACCGTTGATGGTTTGTCACTTACTACTGAATTAGACTGGCCAGCTTGTGGTGCCCCAGAGATGTCAGAGCCTTTCTTTTCGGCAGCAGTTAGTTCAATAGTTACAGTTGATGGTTTGTCACTTACTACTGAATTAGACCGGCCAGCTTGTGGTGT contains:
- the LOC142255220 gene encoding uncharacterized protein LOC142255220, which translates into the protein MPSCVSCGFDSTKKPREPSIILHNFPHTPERIKVWLQRTGQYDIDLEEMVEKVLKGKEQNLYRLCSLHFTEDSYIYIGCRRILKKSAIPSIFNLDTTGTVPNKPSTVTIELTAAEKKGSDISGAPQTPQAGRSNSVVSDKPSTVTIELTAAEKKGSDISGAPQAGQSNSVVSDKPSTVTFEITSTTSATQKSSAVSRLNQQSSVSRVSTSSIVDKPASSSCIQFSTSANSEVSNRGQKKQQQRAIAPRTCLTKKSTSVLTTSNLPLNTMLRPKPTSLNAISLSSSAFSSPIISLSPTQVISTSEFIKPSLINTPLTAISETVHLASGKVSTVTQTPPTSGLTPKPPSISVVHVPPASQSAIPYCVPPSKKRKLEENVIFLQPITPSFSAPTVLPSQTSVNTSNLIFVPHGTTFLPPPCLIQKPLTVEKGVNTDFCPNWRRNAYMETEICRNHCNITCSLSVPSETSNNSEATTSLPSPENTGLGNCKSFSLSNSDNDPCEDLKPVNLDLVKNEILTDSEVDASRATLSDKKPSIHIKEEDESSAGQSLLPPTLSISNNTIPDFDNSTVKKEPNIKIEEDQFPILNPSENITNCISQDPKTERISPIQSEPLVSDCRNPTSWENFAVKTEDEQEDPSDSSFDINELSEDEDELFLAPSEDEDDVKRVFQDLDSPVENPVEEEKYLVFESCLKKLIMMIPCMSETKCTSPLTHYRKETIGSYLSVEVRCRSGHTRLLWESQPRHGYQPLGNVLLSAAVLLSGSSFLKSQHMFKLLNVKSIDKTTYYKNQSMFLFPAINHHWKEEQKAVIRSIRERPLCLAGDQQLDNPGFSPKYSVYSLMDVRSKKICSFSVEPVTPEVTSETPEKIGFQKTMGDLQTMNADVQMIVTDRSVAVQEILKDNYPSIVHQIDLWHLSKSIGNEVLLAAKQKDCEVLYEWVEAIRNHIWWSSCTCCKNPDMLIQKWKSVLHHVTNVHEWGGDSDCKACHHPPLPEEVVNNTNWLEKDSPAYEQLKNIVENKSLLKDLKQLSFLCHTGELEIYHSACLKYRPKTFHFFMDSMVARTQLAALDHNRNVHRVKEVVKNASSEDALGSGTQRLEASKGQKSWIVKALYEPACQNFPLDIMNDVIALVREEKTFQ